One Streptomyces sp. NBC_01217 genomic region harbors:
- a CDS encoding DUF4331 domain-containing protein has protein sequence MNPSSRSGVGRRSLTTLICAALAAGGLVAVGVSALEPGAATASSHREAPLISGQPQYDNTDLYAFVSPDAPDTTTIVADWTPFEDPAGGPNFFTFADDAQYDIHIDNNGDAQGELLYRYTFTTHRKNGSTFLYDTGPVTSIDDPDLNITQTYDIDLLRLHNQAVVSRSKVANDVPVAPSNVGKASMPDYGKLRDQAVRRLPGGATTFAGQADDPFFLDLRVFDLLYGGNLSEVGRDTLAGYNVNSIALQVPTSVIRQSGSQPVVGIWSTTQRRNAGGQWTQVSRLGNPLVNEVVNPLKDKDRFNASAPWTDAQFLRNVTNPELPRLLQAIYKVPAAKEPRNDLVGVYLKGVKGLNQPPRVRPAEELRLNTSIPPSADPKRLGVLDGDNAGFPNGRRLTDDVVDVSMQAAAGELVGNKNDLGDAVDKNDRKFGSTFPYLALPETGSRGPLAGVKGSDVSKQDDVGSSLGGGVSTVGSSDDSRTTLIAASAAAGAAGVLLTGTGLLWWRNRRRNPVV, from the coding sequence ATGAATCCTTCTTCCAGGAGCGGCGTGGGACGCAGGAGTCTCACCACCCTCATATGCGCAGCGCTGGCAGCCGGGGGCCTCGTCGCCGTCGGCGTGAGCGCGCTGGAGCCCGGGGCGGCCACCGCCTCCAGTCACCGGGAGGCCCCGCTGATCTCGGGGCAGCCGCAGTACGACAACACGGACCTGTACGCGTTCGTGAGCCCCGACGCGCCCGACACGACGACCATCGTGGCGGACTGGACGCCGTTCGAGGACCCGGCCGGCGGACCGAACTTCTTCACCTTCGCCGACGACGCCCAGTACGACATCCACATCGACAACAACGGTGATGCACAAGGTGAGTTGCTCTACCGGTACACCTTCACCACGCACCGCAAAAACGGCAGCACCTTCCTGTACGACACCGGCCCCGTCACCAGCATCGACGACCCGGACCTCAACATCACACAGACCTACGACATCGACCTGCTGAGGCTGCACAACCAGGCCGTCGTCTCCAGGTCGAAGGTCGCGAACGATGTGCCGGTGGCGCCGTCGAACGTCGGCAAGGCATCGATGCCGGACTACGGGAAGCTGCGCGATCAGGCCGTGCGCAGGCTCCCCGGCGGGGCCACCACGTTCGCCGGCCAGGCGGACGACCCGTTCTTCCTGGACCTGCGCGTTTTTGACCTGCTGTACGGCGGGAACCTGTCGGAGGTCGGACGGGACACGCTCGCCGGTTACAACGTCAACTCGATCGCCCTGCAGGTGCCGACGTCGGTGATCCGGCAGTCCGGGAGCCAGCCGGTCGTCGGGATCTGGTCGACCACGCAGCGCAGGAACGCCGGGGGGCAGTGGACCCAGGTCTCACGGCTCGGCAACCCGCTGGTCAACGAGGTCGTCAACCCGCTGAAGGACAAGGACAGGTTCAACGCGTCCGCTCCCTGGACCGACGCCCAGTTCCTGAGGAACGTGACCAATCCGGAGCTGCCCAGGCTCCTCCAGGCGATCTACAAGGTCCCGGCCGCCAAGGAGCCCCGGAACGACCTGGTGGGCGTCTACCTCAAGGGCGTCAAGGGCCTCAACCAGCCGCCTCGCGTACGCCCGGCGGAGGAATTGCGGCTCAACACCTCGATCCCGCCGTCCGCCGACCCCAAGAGGCTCGGTGTGCTGGACGGCGACAACGCGGGCTTCCCGAACGGACGCCGGCTCACCGACGACGTCGTGGACGTCTCGATGCAGGCCGCCGCCGGTGAACTCGTCGGCAACAAGAACGACTTGGGTGACGCCGTCGACAAGAACGACCGGAAGTTCGGCAGCACCTTCCCGTACCTGGCTCTGCCGGAAACGGGCTCGCGCGGGCCGCTTGCCGGGGTCAAGGGCAGCGACGTCAGCAAGCAGGACGACGTCGGCAGCTCGCTCGGCGGCGGCGTGAGCACCGTCGGTTCCAGTGACGACTCCCGCACCACGCTGATCGCCGCCTCCGCCGCGGCGGGCGCGGCCGGCGTCCTGTTGACCGGCACCGGCCTGCTGTGGTGGCGCAACCGCCGCCGCAACCCGGTCGTCTGA
- a CDS encoding sigma-70 family RNA polymerase sigma factor — MGTDELLVLVAGGDQTAFENLYDTMSGPVFGLVRRVLRDPDQSEEVAQEVLLDVWRSAARFDPDRGSAQSWILTLAHRRAVDRVRSARAAGEREQREARRAEQPAFDQVAEEVEAGLERDWVRRCLDKLTELQRQSVTLAYYDGFTYREVAERLSLPLGTVKTRMRDGLTRLRACLGGAA; from the coding sequence GTGGGGACGGACGAGCTGCTGGTGCTCGTGGCCGGGGGCGACCAGACGGCGTTCGAGAATCTGTACGACACGATGTCGGGACCGGTGTTCGGTCTGGTACGCCGGGTCCTGCGTGACCCCGACCAGTCGGAGGAGGTGGCCCAGGAGGTGCTGCTCGACGTCTGGCGCAGCGCTGCACGGTTCGACCCGGACCGCGGCAGCGCCCAGTCCTGGATCCTCACCCTGGCGCACCGCCGGGCCGTCGACCGGGTACGCAGCGCCCGCGCGGCCGGTGAGCGCGAGCAGCGCGAGGCCCGGCGCGCGGAGCAGCCGGCCTTCGACCAGGTCGCCGAGGAGGTCGAGGCCGGGCTCGAACGCGACTGGGTGCGCCGCTGCCTGGACAAGCTCACCGAGCTGCAGCGGCAGTCCGTCACTCTCGCCTACTACGACGGCTTCACGTACCGTGAAGTGGCCGAGCGGCTCTCCCTGCCCCTGGGCACGGTCAAGACGCGCATGCGCGACGGACTCACGCGGCTGCGCGCATGCCTGGGAGGTGCCGCATGA
- a CDS encoding anti-sigma factor codes for MITLGRLLGRDRHALAAPYVLDALEPDERRQFERHLDGCPRCAGEVRTLAEGVVRLALPTTTPAPPAMRERVLTAIRTTARADNSPEPVAGPRQQQSPPPAAAQGPRIRRPLLVPLALGTAVMSLVAAVLFAVQAVRADDQLAQERARTQAITSVLAAPDARATSGGGIGVVASATQGRAVVTVTGLGTPPTGKVHQLWLMTPDTPPRSLGLLHGDTPLIATGLKTTTTSLAVTTEPAGGSQQPTTTPIAQLAL; via the coding sequence ATGATCACCCTCGGCCGCCTGCTCGGCCGTGACCGGCACGCACTCGCCGCCCCTTACGTGCTCGACGCGCTGGAGCCCGACGAGCGCCGGCAATTCGAACGGCATCTGGACGGCTGCCCGAGGTGCGCCGGCGAGGTGCGGACCCTGGCCGAAGGCGTGGTCCGCCTCGCGCTGCCGACAACCACTCCGGCACCGCCCGCGATGCGCGAGCGGGTCCTCACGGCCATCCGCACGACGGCCCGGGCCGACAACTCCCCAGAGCCCGTCGCCGGTCCCCGACAACAACAATCACCACCACCGGCCGCGGCGCAAGGCCCCCGGATACGCCGCCCCCTCCTGGTCCCACTCGCCCTGGGCACGGCCGTCATGTCCCTTGTCGCGGCGGTGCTTTTCGCCGTACAGGCGGTACGCGCCGACGACCAGCTCGCACAGGAGCGGGCCCGGACACAGGCGATCACGTCAGTACTGGCAGCCCCCGACGCCCGCGCAACCAGCGGAGGCGGCATCGGAGTGGTCGCCTCCGCAACACAGGGACGAGCCGTAGTGACCGTCACCGGACTGGGCACCCCGCCCACGGGCAAGGTCCACCAGCTCTGGCTCATGACCCCCGACACACCACCCCGCTCCCTCGGCCTGCTCCACGGCGACACCCCACTGATCGCCACCGGACTGAAGACGACCACCACATCACTCGCCGTAACCACCGAACCGGCCGGCGGCTCCCAGCAGCCCACCACCACCCCCATAGCCCAACTCGCCCTGTAG
- a CDS encoding site-specific integrase has protein sequence MKGSTHRRCYCRDPKTGKPLGKKCPRLAGRKHGSYSVRQELPPRADGTRRSFSRAGYESLKAAQADLDHIRALLGLADTDDSEGLDQIAELLEKVADEKAPLPDIEATRRRLSHGLDLTSRLTVGEWLDIWLAGKKGRQSAISRDESNIRVHLQPRIGYVRLDRLRVTHLSEMFEAIAEANVEIAEGNAARRKAFEDLAQIAWKGREPRARRKAMKAAIAEMDPYRRIVGPATRQRVRSTLRAALNAAIAQQLITFNPAAHVELEAGRRPKALVWTEERILHWKRTGEKPSPVMVWTPEHTGLFLDHVAEDRLYALFHLVAFRGLRRGEACGQRWTDANLEAGLLTVAKQLVVNGWEVYEDDPKTDAGARTIALDADTVQALKRHRAQQDKDREKWGSAWAETGRVFTRENGELLHPANVTRRFIELYEEIGLPPVRLHDLRHGAATLAHAAGAGLKDIQEMLGHSSITITSDTYTSLLPEADLAIAEAAARLVPRARTTPENTAPEAEAEPDDAESAEAESVPDGADPLGKIREINSPSAHAPLTQTAPDEESEAE, from the coding sequence TTGAAGGGCTCCACCCACCGCCGCTGCTACTGCCGCGACCCCAAGACCGGCAAGCCGCTCGGCAAGAAGTGCCCCAGGCTCGCCGGCCGCAAGCACGGCTCCTACTCCGTACGCCAGGAGCTCCCACCCCGAGCCGACGGAACCCGCCGCTCGTTCAGCCGTGCCGGCTACGAGAGCCTCAAAGCCGCCCAAGCCGACCTCGACCACATACGCGCCCTTCTCGGCCTTGCCGACACCGATGACTCCGAAGGTCTCGATCAGATCGCCGAGTTGCTGGAGAAGGTGGCAGACGAGAAGGCTCCGCTACCGGACATCGAGGCGACCCGTCGGCGCCTGAGCCACGGCCTGGACCTCACCAGCCGCCTCACGGTCGGTGAGTGGCTGGACATCTGGCTGGCGGGCAAGAAGGGGCGGCAGAGTGCAATCAGCCGCGACGAGAGCAACATTCGCGTCCACCTTCAGCCGCGCATCGGGTACGTTCGGCTCGACCGCCTTCGGGTCACTCACCTCTCGGAGATGTTCGAGGCCATAGCCGAGGCCAACGTCGAGATCGCCGAGGGGAACGCCGCACGACGCAAGGCGTTCGAGGATCTCGCGCAGATTGCCTGGAAGGGGCGCGAGCCCCGCGCCCGCCGTAAGGCGATGAAAGCGGCCATCGCCGAGATGGATCCCTACCGCCGCATTGTCGGTCCAGCGACGCGGCAACGTGTTCGCTCCACACTGCGGGCAGCGCTGAACGCGGCGATCGCCCAGCAGCTGATCACCTTCAACCCGGCCGCCCACGTCGAGCTGGAGGCAGGCAGGCGCCCCAAGGCGCTCGTGTGGACCGAGGAGCGCATCCTCCATTGGAAGCGCACCGGCGAGAAGCCCTCGCCGGTGATGGTCTGGACGCCGGAACACACCGGCCTCTTTCTCGACCATGTAGCCGAGGACCGGCTGTACGCGTTGTTTCACCTGGTCGCCTTCCGCGGACTTCGGCGAGGCGAGGCGTGCGGTCAGAGGTGGACCGACGCGAACCTGGAGGCCGGGCTTCTTACGGTCGCCAAGCAACTCGTCGTGAATGGCTGGGAGGTGTACGAGGACGATCCGAAGACGGACGCCGGAGCGCGCACCATCGCCCTCGACGCCGACACCGTCCAGGCACTCAAGCGGCACCGAGCCCAGCAGGACAAGGATCGCGAGAAGTGGGGGAGCGCCTGGGCGGAGACCGGAAGGGTCTTCACCCGCGAGAACGGAGAACTGCTCCACCCCGCCAACGTCACACGACGATTCATCGAGCTGTATGAGGAGATCGGCCTCCCGCCGGTCCGGCTCCACGACCTCCGCCACGGTGCCGCGACCCTGGCTCACGCTGCAGGTGCCGGCCTGAAGGACATCCAGGAGATGCTCGGCCACTCCTCGATCACCATCACGTCGGACACGTACACGAGCCTGCTCCCCGAGGCGGATCTGGCGATCGCGGAGGCTGCGGCCCGGCTCGTGCCGCGAGCGCGCACAACCCCCGAGAACACCGCTCCCGAAGCGGAGGCCGAGCCCGACGACGCGGAGTCCGCCGAAGCGGAATCCGTGCCGGATGGTGCTGATCCTTTGGGGAAAATTCGGGAGATCAACTCCCCGTCCGCTCACGCACCGCTCACGCAAACGGCCCCGGACGAGGAGTCCGAGGCCGAGTAA
- a CDS encoding helix-turn-helix domain-containing protein codes for MTQRHSDDEEDDFPEWVDRVQANVAGEVRRRRKEMGWSAQDLADRCEELGHPIPRNVIANMESGRRAGLPLVDVIVLAAALETYPACLIFPVGYVDRTQELPFQGLVPTWDALRRFTGEEEVLGYDSGLVPDFEAHTSLVRTALAALDEEEQARFAARTATSRAQQEEAERKQSAYADQAISAKYKLRYLRRELREDGATPPDLPPALHDVDPPEWAPETTQEERP; via the coding sequence ATGACACAACGCCATTCGGATGATGAAGAGGATGACTTCCCGGAGTGGGTGGACCGGGTCCAGGCAAACGTGGCCGGTGAGGTCCGCCGGAGAAGGAAGGAGATGGGGTGGAGCGCGCAGGATCTGGCCGACCGGTGCGAGGAGCTCGGGCACCCCATTCCCCGCAACGTGATTGCCAACATGGAGTCGGGCCGCCGGGCCGGCCTCCCGCTGGTGGACGTCATCGTCTTGGCCGCCGCGTTGGAGACGTATCCGGCCTGCCTGATTTTCCCGGTTGGTTACGTCGACCGGACGCAGGAACTCCCCTTTCAGGGACTTGTGCCGACCTGGGATGCCCTGCGCCGCTTCACCGGCGAAGAGGAAGTGCTCGGTTATGACTCGGGCCTCGTGCCCGATTTCGAAGCCCACACCAGTCTCGTGCGCACCGCGCTGGCCGCGCTCGACGAGGAAGAGCAGGCACGGTTCGCGGCCAGGACGGCAACGAGCCGCGCCCAGCAGGAAGAGGCCGAACGCAAGCAGAGCGCGTACGCCGACCAGGCCATCTCCGCCAAGTACAAGCTCCGCTACCTCCGTCGCGAGCTCCGCGAAGACGGAGCCACCCCACCCGACCTCCCACCCGCACTTCACGACGTAGACCCGCCCGAATGGGCCCCTGAGACCACCCAGGAGGAACGCCCTTGA
- a CDS encoding DUF3631 domain-containing protein, with the protein MEHAGTEPYSTPDKPSWPPVAIPGQPTGRPASPGEPHAAVSEAAPVSEGEQVLTELREQIRHYVVLPSEEAFTAVTLWVAATHLQTAWQHAPRLAVVGPAKRCGKSRLLDVITESVHNPLITVNASAAAVFRSITATPPTLLVDEADTLFGSAKVAEKNEEMRGLLNAGHQRNRPTLRVSGPNHEVAKFPTFAMAALAGIGDLPDTIMDRSIVIRMRRRRPGEKVAEFRTFRDTPPLHALRDRLAAWLAPLHAEAMELTPAMPVEDRAADTWQPLVTVADLAGGAWPDLARTACRVMAKHEAEQDQDSSSLGIRLLADIRRAFATEGNPPALRTSRLLDILNQDAETPWPEYTTNGLTPRGLQILLKEYGISSAPRRFHGNVQARGYALLHFTDSWARYCPEPVPEATTGA; encoded by the coding sequence GTGGAACACGCGGGAACCGAGCCCTATTCCACCCCTGACAAGCCCTCCTGGCCGCCGGTCGCCATACCCGGCCAGCCGACGGGCCGCCCTGCTTCACCGGGAGAGCCGCACGCAGCCGTCTCCGAGGCTGCCCCGGTATCCGAGGGGGAGCAGGTGCTGACGGAGCTGCGGGAGCAGATCCGTCATTACGTCGTACTGCCCAGCGAGGAAGCGTTCACGGCAGTGACGTTGTGGGTGGCGGCGACCCATCTGCAGACGGCATGGCAGCACGCTCCGCGGCTGGCCGTGGTCGGGCCTGCAAAGCGCTGCGGCAAGTCACGGCTGCTGGACGTGATCACGGAGAGCGTCCACAACCCGCTGATCACGGTCAACGCGTCGGCCGCCGCGGTGTTCCGGTCGATCACCGCCACACCGCCCACCCTGCTGGTCGACGAGGCCGACACTCTCTTCGGCTCCGCGAAGGTCGCGGAGAAGAACGAGGAGATGCGTGGCCTGCTCAACGCAGGGCACCAGCGCAACCGCCCCACCCTCCGGGTCAGTGGACCCAACCACGAGGTGGCGAAGTTCCCCACCTTCGCCATGGCCGCCCTCGCCGGCATCGGTGACCTGCCGGACACGATCATGGACCGGTCGATCGTCATCCGGATGCGCCGCCGCAGGCCGGGCGAGAAGGTGGCGGAGTTCCGTACCTTCCGGGACACCCCGCCCCTCCACGCCCTGCGCGACCGGCTCGCCGCCTGGCTGGCCCCGCTCCACGCCGAGGCGATGGAGCTGACACCGGCCATGCCGGTCGAAGACCGTGCGGCCGACACCTGGCAGCCGCTGGTGACCGTCGCCGACCTCGCCGGCGGAGCATGGCCCGACCTCGCCCGCACTGCCTGCCGTGTCATGGCCAAGCACGAGGCAGAGCAGGACCAGGACAGCAGTAGCCTCGGCATCCGCCTCCTGGCCGACATCCGCCGTGCCTTCGCCACCGAAGGCAATCCGCCGGCTCTCCGTACCAGTCGGCTCCTCGACATCCTCAACCAGGACGCCGAAACCCCCTGGCCGGAGTACACCACCAACGGCCTGACTCCTCGGGGCCTGCAGATCCTGCTCAAGGAGTACGGCATCAGCTCCGCCCCCCGCCGCTTCCACGGCAACGTCCAGGCCCGGGGCTACGCCCTCCTGCATTTCACCGACTCCTGGGCACGCTACTGCCCCGAGCCCGTACCGGAAGCCACGACCGGGGCCTGA
- a CDS encoding DUF2637 domain-containing protein — MPSPTFTAAPSPAPVPLTAAIRTGVALLAVAAFALSYDALRQMAAASHIHPALTYAFPLVIDGFIAIGIGALLVLRTAPLSARLYVSALVGTATATSIWANVLHAIRLNQQTRHNGLSLDDLTVGAISAIAPLALAGAVHFYLLVARRPDTPDRHNPEDRHEPAKEHQTGPLAPPAVTDTDDGVPGPPAKRETETPQQPGKPGSKRPSVSREQAVAIGRTAPLGRAGRASRRSIEKAVRDEGFGISRSRLDEVKDLLQAELDAATTSNG, encoded by the coding sequence TTGCCTTCTCCCACCTTCACCGCGGCACCTTCCCCTGCCCCGGTGCCCTTGACCGCAGCGATCCGCACGGGCGTGGCGCTGCTGGCCGTGGCAGCCTTCGCGCTTTCCTACGACGCCCTGCGTCAGATGGCCGCCGCCAGCCACATCCACCCGGCGCTCACCTACGCCTTCCCGCTCGTCATCGACGGGTTCATCGCCATCGGGATCGGCGCCCTGCTCGTCCTGCGGACCGCGCCCCTGTCCGCCCGCCTCTACGTCTCGGCGCTGGTCGGCACCGCCACCGCCACAAGCATCTGGGCCAACGTCCTGCACGCCATCCGCCTCAACCAGCAGACCCGCCACAACGGGCTCTCCCTCGACGACCTCACCGTCGGGGCCATCTCCGCCATCGCGCCACTCGCCCTGGCCGGAGCCGTCCACTTCTACCTCCTCGTCGCCCGGCGCCCCGATACCCCTGACCGCCACAACCCCGAAGACCGCCACGAACCCGCCAAGGAACACCAGACCGGCCCGCTCGCTCCGCCAGCCGTCACGGACACCGACGACGGCGTGCCTGGGCCACCCGCGAAGCGAGAGACGGAGACGCCACAGCAGCCTGGGAAGCCGGGAAGCAAACGGCCGAGCGTTTCCCGAGAGCAGGCCGTGGCTATCGGCCGCACGGCTCCGCTCGGACGAGCCGGCCGTGCCTCGCGCCGCAGCATCGAGAAGGCAGTCAGGGACGAGGGTTTCGGGATCTCCCGAAGCCGTCTGGATGAGGTCAAGGACCTGCTGCAGGCCGAGCTCGACGCCGCCACCACAAGCAACGGCTGA
- a CDS encoding MobC family plasmid mobilization relaxosome protein — protein MHSPDHEPSSSQQQLTSSPAPGGARYPAGPSTGRFHGEASAPGVAEALGHQGVPEEEQLVGTTAYPPLPRAAEAAALHRVARRRRRDPNGQRKQRVDARYSVGEKADILRVARSLNIAGAHYVGAVVMAHVHGDLALPGQRTALDDYIDELTALRGEVARIGHNVNQIAKRLNSGGHPHPGDSRLLARAEQTLASVGATVRHIAAATNQAVSTTKAPR, from the coding sequence ATGCACAGCCCCGACCACGAACCCTCGTCATCACAGCAGCAGCTGACCTCCTCCCCAGCACCAGGCGGAGCAAGGTATCCCGCTGGACCGTCCACGGGCCGGTTCCACGGGGAAGCCTCCGCCCCGGGGGTGGCGGAGGCACTCGGGCACCAGGGGGTGCCCGAGGAGGAGCAGCTGGTCGGCACCACCGCGTACCCGCCGCTCCCGCGCGCCGCCGAAGCCGCCGCCCTCCACCGCGTCGCCCGACGCCGTCGGCGCGATCCGAACGGCCAGCGCAAGCAGCGTGTCGACGCCCGCTACAGCGTCGGCGAGAAGGCGGACATCCTGCGCGTGGCCCGGTCGCTGAACATCGCCGGCGCGCACTACGTCGGCGCCGTCGTCATGGCCCACGTGCACGGCGACCTGGCCCTGCCCGGCCAGCGCACCGCGCTCGACGACTACATCGACGAGCTGACCGCTCTGCGTGGCGAGGTCGCCAGGATCGGCCACAACGTCAACCAGATCGCCAAGAGGCTCAACTCCGGCGGACATCCACACCCTGGGGACAGCAGGCTTCTCGCCCGCGCCGAGCAGACCCTGGCATCGGTCGGCGCCACCGTCCGCCACATCGCCGCCGCCACGAACCAGGCCGTGTCCACCACGAAGGCCCCCCGGTGA
- a CDS encoding relaxase/mobilization nuclease domain-containing protein — protein MIAKISGGKDTGGLIRYLFDTVRAKSHTDPHLVASWDGFAPDPGRADDIDATRKLLVADLDLHVKQARRLGRAPERHVWHCSVRAAPEDRILDDEEWAHVARRIVAATGIAPEGDPDGCRWVAVRHAPDHIHIAATKVRADLRTARHWNDYLTADRELAAIEKEHGLFEVVRGDRTAAKRPTRAEQEKARRAGHDKTAPERLRALVRTAVAAATGMEEFIQFLSHTEGVLAEVVYFPSGDVRGYKVALTDGADAPIWYSGSKLAPDLSLPKIQERLASTAPQPTIQPGVRRTNPWHHATAATERIPHHLAQDDDHASQAHLAAFGEALDALPLLAPHPLKSQLREAAFVFERATRSRIHAEHHHARALRGAIRAMVREPAPKEGAALAMLLDAAILVVIAASHWHQLRHHDQQVAAAQRALLHLQTAYEQAAPAPLAALARNRPPAATAARHVRRLRETLPGHAEQIIEDPAFDALSAALAHAEAAGHNPDDLLRQATDQRALHDARRPARVLTWRVQRLSERPAPSARARAARARSTVTPRTAPQHPTTPAPETTVAITAPQRPRPRQR, from the coding sequence GTGATCGCGAAGATCAGCGGCGGCAAGGACACCGGGGGCCTGATCCGCTATCTGTTCGACACCGTCAGGGCCAAGAGCCACACCGACCCCCACCTCGTCGCCTCCTGGGACGGCTTCGCCCCCGACCCCGGCCGCGCCGACGACATCGACGCCACGAGGAAGCTCCTCGTGGCGGACCTCGACCTCCACGTCAAGCAGGCCAGGCGTCTGGGCCGTGCCCCCGAGCGCCACGTGTGGCACTGCTCGGTCCGTGCCGCGCCCGAGGACCGGATCCTCGACGACGAGGAGTGGGCCCACGTCGCCCGCCGGATCGTCGCCGCCACCGGCATCGCGCCCGAAGGTGACCCGGACGGCTGCCGCTGGGTCGCCGTGCGCCACGCCCCCGACCACATCCACATCGCCGCCACCAAGGTCCGCGCCGACCTGCGCACCGCCCGCCACTGGAACGACTACCTCACCGCCGACCGCGAACTCGCCGCCATCGAGAAAGAACACGGCCTCTTCGAGGTCGTCCGCGGGGACCGCACGGCCGCCAAGCGACCCACCCGTGCCGAACAGGAGAAGGCCCGCCGCGCCGGCCACGACAAGACCGCCCCCGAACGCCTGCGCGCCCTCGTCCGCACCGCCGTGGCCGCCGCAACCGGCATGGAGGAGTTCATCCAGTTCCTCAGCCACACCGAGGGCGTGCTCGCCGAGGTCGTTTACTTCCCCTCCGGCGACGTACGCGGCTACAAGGTCGCCCTCACCGACGGCGCCGACGCACCGATCTGGTACTCGGGTTCCAAGCTCGCCCCGGACCTCTCCCTCCCCAAGATCCAAGAACGCCTGGCCAGCACCGCCCCGCAGCCCACCATCCAGCCGGGCGTGCGCCGGACCAACCCCTGGCACCATGCCACCGCCGCCACCGAACGCATCCCCCACCATCTCGCCCAGGACGACGACCACGCCTCCCAGGCCCACCTCGCCGCCTTCGGCGAAGCCCTCGACGCCCTCCCCCTCCTCGCGCCCCACCCCCTGAAGTCCCAACTCCGCGAAGCGGCATTCGTGTTCGAGCGCGCCACCCGCTCCCGCATCCACGCCGAACACCACCACGCCCGCGCCCTGCGCGGCGCCATCCGCGCCATGGTCCGCGAGCCCGCGCCCAAGGAGGGCGCCGCGCTGGCGATGCTCCTCGACGCCGCGATCCTCGTCGTCATCGCCGCCTCGCACTGGCACCAGCTCCGCCACCACGACCAGCAGGTCGCCGCAGCCCAGCGGGCACTGCTCCACCTGCAGACCGCCTACGAGCAAGCCGCGCCCGCTCCCCTGGCCGCGCTCGCCCGGAACCGGCCACCAGCGGCGACCGCAGCCCGGCACGTCCGCCGCCTCCGCGAGACGCTGCCCGGGCACGCCGAGCAGATCATCGAGGACCCCGCCTTCGACGCCCTCAGCGCCGCCCTCGCCCACGCGGAAGCAGCAGGCCACAACCCGGACGATCTCCTACGTCAAGCGACCGACCAGCGCGCTCTCCACGACGCCCGCCGCCCCGCACGGGTACTGACCTGGCGCGTCCAGCGCCTCAGCGAGCGGCCGGCCCCGAGCGCACGAGCCCGCGCAGCACGAGCCCGCAGCACGGTGACCCCTCGGACCGCGCCCCAGCACCCCACCACCCCGGCCCCCGAAACGACCGTCGCGATCACGGCCCCGCAGCGACCACGCCCACGACAGCGCTGA
- a CDS encoding flavoprotein has product MNDQSDELVLQIVVCAAGVAADVGRLITAAQERHWDVAVITTPDGLGFLDVEAIETQTGRPVRSAWRAPGEPRPTRPADAIAVAPATFNTVNKWAAGISDNLALGILCEAPAMGVPVAVLPYLNSAQAAHPAYRQSLDRLREMGVLVGSYEPHLPKAGGGADRYRWEEVLELLAPRVSARS; this is encoded by the coding sequence GTGAACGATCAGTCTGATGAACTCGTGCTTCAGATCGTGGTCTGCGCGGCCGGGGTCGCCGCCGACGTCGGTCGGCTGATTACCGCGGCGCAGGAACGGCACTGGGACGTGGCTGTCATCACCACCCCGGACGGGCTCGGTTTCCTGGACGTGGAGGCGATCGAGACGCAGACCGGCCGTCCCGTCCGATCGGCCTGGCGGGCACCTGGCGAACCGCGTCCGACGCGCCCCGCGGACGCGATCGCGGTCGCTCCGGCCACGTTCAACACGGTCAACAAGTGGGCCGCGGGGATCTCCGACAATCTCGCGCTGGGCATCCTGTGCGAGGCGCCGGCCATGGGTGTCCCGGTGGCCGTGCTGCCGTACCTGAACTCCGCCCAGGCAGCCCATCCCGCTTACCGGCAGAGCCTTGATCGGCTGCGGGAGATGGGCGTCCTGGTCGGCTCGTACGAGCCTCACCTGCCGAAGGCCGGGGGTGGGGCCGACCGGTACCGCTGGGAGGAAGTGCTGGAGCTGCTTGCTCCCAGGGTGTCCGCGCGGTCGTGA